In Eubalaena glacialis isolate mEubGla1 chromosome 4, mEubGla1.1.hap2.+ XY, whole genome shotgun sequence, one DNA window encodes the following:
- the NXNL1 gene encoding nucleoredoxin-like protein 1: MACLFSGRVLIRNNSDQDELDTEAELSRRLENRLVLLFFGAGSCPKCQAFAPILRDFFVQLTDEFYVLRAAQLALVYVSQDSTEEQQDLFLRDMPKKWLFLPFEDDLRRDLGRRFSVERLPAVVVLKPSGDVLTLDAADEIRRLGPACFANWQEAAEVLDRSFLLPEDLEDTAPRSLTEPLRRCKYRVDPAARGVRGQGRGGGPRQEGEVVGLL, from the exons ATGGCCTGCCTGTTCTCTGGCCGTGTCCTGATCCGAAACAACAGTGACCAGGATGAGCTGGACACGGAGGCTGAGCTCAGCCGCCGGCTGGAAAACCGACTGGTGCTGCTGTTCTTTGGTGCCGGCTCATGCCCGAAGTGCCAGGCCTTTGCACCCATCCTCAGGGACTTCTTTGTGCAGCTCACGGATGAGTTCTACGTGTTGCGGGCAGCCCAGCTGGCCCTGGTGTACGTGTCCCAGGACTCGACAGAGGAGCAGCAGGACCTGTTCCTCAGGGATATGCCCAAGAAGTGGCTCTTCTTGCCCTTCGAGGATGACCTGAGGAG GGACCTCGGGCGCCGGTTCTCCGTGGAGCGCCTGCCGGCGGTCGTGGTACTCAAGCCGAGTGGGGACGTGCTCACGCTCGACGCGGCCGACGAGATCCGGCGCCTGGGCCCTGCCTGCTTCGCCAACTGGCAAGAGGCGGCTGAGGTGCTGGACCGCAGCTTCCTGCTGCCAGAGGACCTGGAAGACACCGCGCCGCGGAGCCTCACCGAACCACTGCGCCGCTGCAAGTACCGAGTGGACCCGGCTGCGCGGGGCGTACGAGGCCAGGGTAGAGGGGGCGGCCCCAGGCAGGAGGGCGAGGTCGTGGGGCTGTTATGA